From one Trifolium pratense cultivar HEN17-A07 linkage group LG1, ARS_RC_1.1, whole genome shotgun sequence genomic stretch:
- the LOC123913713 gene encoding uncharacterized protein LOC123913713 isoform X1: MREGLRSQTRSGKGSVQGEVVHKKRVRVKNEVLVSGDEGLVERKKAVVEALFSGDDDLVEPTSLIEKKGETESLVSGDEGLVERTKAVVEALFSGDEALVSGDEGFVEPTSLIEKKGETEALVSGDEGFVEPTSLIEKKGETEALVSGDEGLVEPTSLIEKGETEAFVSGDEGLVEPTSLIEKKGETEALVLGDEGLVEATLSIEKKGEVEALFSGDEGLVEPTSSIEKNGETGALVSGDESLVEPTSSIEKKGEVEALVLGDEVLVEPTSSIEKKGEVECAGVVDCAVKTKFDFDLNLDLSVNVNIDENENSSPRSCLKDGHSIAVADKKENEGLSGGRILRSRLKRGDDKRAYNGGHDCIPSENDGEHGQLEMIQVKKELEEADEVLTDGKKNDRVMLKMGGKGKKKLKRKRGRPPKTEIKEKDQLDDQPPRKLGRPRKTEIKEKDELDDQPRRKLRRLCRTELKEDDQSPRKLGRPRKTELKEDVQSPRKLERPPKTELKEDVQSPRKRGRPPKTEQQKHLMTLAHNSKGKVSREDGKKVVTVTDSESEVDDTRSRRSSGKKLKKKGFSPVRKNKLRKVLKTENGGMASNTVDAPVAKQSTSREEKKLVRDKIMECLSAAGWTVDRRPRNGRDYIDAVYVALDGKTHWSITLAYKRLKKHYEAGDGEGKLYRPGFKFTPISEEDFNSLTRVATKSRIDSKVKRVPFGGKGGKRVDGVNRKKKKIKPGSGAGKGKLVKGKKKRKRSLPEEGNSNVTSPNRDRKRHKTHNKTRCALLVRDATEEVDSEVNGYVPYSGKRTVLAWMIDLGTILQNGKVHYMQDKLEIAFQGKITGDGIHCGCCNEIITISDFGAHAGSKQSDPLKNIYTEEETSLLQCLLDSWNKQDKSELKSFHFVDVAGEDPNDDTCGVCGDGGDLICCDGCPSTFHKSCLDIKKFPSGDWHCIYCCCKFCGLVDGSSNQTVVNDDFTMPTLLTCHLCEEKFHISCIVANGDKTDDSMVANGDKTDDSMMANGDKTDDSRNTFCGNKCQELSERLEMLLGVKHEIEDGFSWSFIRRSDVGLDVSLTKSQTVECNSKLAVALSIMNECFMPYIDHRSGTNLIRSILYNCGSNFKRLNYSGFITAILERGDEIICVASIRIHGNQLAEMPFIGTRYMYRRQGMCRRLLNAIEWALSSLHVELLVIPAISELRETWTSIFGFEPLEQTSKQITKNMNLLVFPHVDMLQKKISKHEIANENLIATEVSNHKNLTTYKVAKLDGEDSSVSDCCPKIEKAISIESGCRHFENSLNNAPAITSDTIQNSISLKDVTCHAVYETVHEKLGVDHKSTVNAGEDVAKSCCQVEDKERHCLSTSCINTEASQEHYVGAMSEVTENFSKEVKVTIEVGLNNNSDEKSAPSSEENIPIDSQIEFRTRESKYSAESNHDSPKISDSFEPRVETNCAQPGCIGSEVYAESVNGCGSHSRLDGDSATGEAGLTTNMMHVESENTTKDLPANCENNSSSVSVPNADEADLYNSKTIDLQKNKNPGGCQSILVSSGICEKIADGVNETNKALDDKPADIEVILDDKPGSHSRPNGHRASGEAGLTTNTSMYLESQNITKDLPVNCENNSSVGAPTIDLQTNKNPGDCQSISVSSGDCEKIADGVNERNKASSAVDVFPFDVEVFPNNKSGIRKSSELAELDLQVDQTEPSNANIASGVALHCISTDSTSRGSTDGTVPANQGS; this comes from the exons ATGAGAGAAGGGTTGAGATCTCAGACTCGGTCTGGGAAGGGTTCTGTTCAAGGAGAAGTTGTTCATAAGAAAAGGGTTCGTGTGAAGAATGAGGTTTTGGTTTCGGGTGATGAGGGTTTGGTGGAACGTAAGAAGGCCGTAGTCGAGGCTCTATTTTCAGGTGATGATGATTTAGTGGAACCTACCTCATTGATTGAGAAGAAGGGTGAAACTGAGTCATTAGTTTCGGGTGATGAGGGTTTGGTGGAACGTACGAAGGCCGTAGTTGAGGCTTTATTTTCAGGTGATGAGGCATTAGTTTCCGGTGACGAGGGTTTTGTGGAGCCTACTTCATTGATTGAGAAGAAGGGCGAAACTGAGGCATTAGTTTCCGGTGACGAGGGTTTTGTGGAGCCTACTTCATTGATTGAGAAGAAGGGCGAAACTGAGGCATTAGTTTCGGGTGATGAGGGTTTAGTGGAGCCTACTTCATTGATTGAGAAGGGTGAAACTGAGGCATTCGTTTCGGGTGATGAGGGTTTAGTGGAGCCTACTTCATTGATTGAGAAGAAGGGTGAAACTGAGGCTTTAGTTTTGGGTGATGAGGGTTTAGTGGAGGCTACCTTATCGATTGAGAAGAAGGGTGAAGTTGAGGCTTTATTTTCAGGTGATGAGGGTTTAGTGGAACCTACTTCATCAATTGAGAAGAATGGTGAAACTGGGGCTTTAGTTTCGGGTGATGAGAGTTTAGTGGAACCTACCTCATCTATTGAGAAGAAGGGTGAAGTTGAGGCTTTAGTTTTGGGTGATGAGGTTTTAGTGGAACCTACCTCGTCGATTGAGAAGAAGGGCGAAGTTGAATGTGCAGGCGTTGTTGATTGTGCCgtgaaaacaaaatttgattttgatttaaaCCTGGATTTGAGTGTAAATGTTAACATAGATGAGAATGAGAACAGTAGCCCTAGGAGTTGTTTAAAAGATGGGCATAGTATTGCAGTAGCTGATAAGAAGGAGAATGAAGGGTTGAGTGGGGGTCGTATATTGCGGTCCAGGTTAAAGAGGGGAGATGACAAAAGAGCTTATAATGGAGGGCATGATTGCATACCTTCTGAGAATGATGGAGAACATGGTCAGTTGGAGATGATACAAGTCAAGAAGGAGCTTGAAGAAGCTGATGAAGTTTTAACTGATGGTAAAAAGAATGATAGGGTTATGTTGAAAATGGGAGGGAAGGGCAAGAAGAAATTGAAACGGAAGCGTGGGAGGCCTCCCAAAACagaaataaaagagaaagaCCAATTAGATGATCAGCCACCACGGAAGCTTGGGAGGCCTCGGAAAACAGAGATAAAGGAGAAAGATGAATTAGATGATCAGCCACGGCGTAAGCTTAGGAGGCTTTGCAGAACAGAGTTAAAAGAGGATGATCAGTCACCGCGTAAGCTTGGGAGGCCTCGCAAAACAGAGCTAAAAGAGGATGTTCAGTCACCGCGTAAGCTTGAGAGGCCTCCCAAAACAGAGTTAAAAGAGGATGTTCAGTCACCGCGTAAGCGTGGAAGACCCCCCAAGACCGAGCAACAAAAACATCTCATGACCCTGGCACATAATAGTAAAGGAAAGGTGAGCCGTGAAGACGGTAAAAAAGTTGTAACTGTAACAGATAGTGAAAGTGAAGTTGATGATACACGCTCAAGGAGATCTTCCggtaaaaagttaaaaaagaaAGGATTTTCTCCtgtaaggaaaaataaattgcgAAAGGTTTTGAAAACTGAGAATGGTGGGATGGCATCAAATACTGTGGATGCACCTGTTGCTAAACAAAGTACAAGCCGTGAAGAAAAGAAGTTGGTGAGGGATAAAATAATGGAATGTCTCTCGGCTGCAGGATGGACTGTTGACCGTAGACCTAGAAACGGAAGAGATTATATTGATGCAGTATATGTTGCTCTGGACGGAAAAACACATTGGTCAATAACCTTGGCATACAAGAGGCTTAAAAAGCATTATGAAGCCGGGGACGGTGAAGGTAAGTTGTACAGACCAGGATTCAAATTTACACCAATATCGGAGGAAGATTTCAATTCATTAACTAGAGTAGCTACCAAGTCCAGGATAGATAGTAAAGTTAAACGTGTGCCATTTGGAGGAAAGGGTGGAAAGAGAGTCGATGGAGTCAatcgaaaaaagaaaaaaataaaaccaggTTCTGGTGCAGGCAAGGGTAAGTTAGTGAAagggaaaaagaaaaggaaacgaTCACTTCCTGAGGAGGGCAACTCAAATGTTACATCACCTAACAGGGATCGTAAACGGCATAAAACACACAACAAGACTCGATGTGCTCTGTTGGTTCGTGATGCTACAGAGGAGGTAGATTCAGAAGTTAATGGATATGTGCCATACAGTGGAAAACGAACTGTACTTGCCTGGATGATTGATCTGGGCACAATCCTCCAAAATGGGAAGGTCCATTATATGCAAGATAAGTTGGAAATTGCTTTCCAAGGTAAGATCACAGGAGATGGCATTCACTGTGGATGTTGTAATGAAATCATAACAATTTCAGACTTTGGAGCTCATGCAGGAAGCAAACAATCTGATCCtctgaaaaatatatatacggAGGAAGAAACTTCACTCCTACAATGCCTGCTAGATTCATGGAATAAACAAGATAAATCTGAACTTAAAAGTTTTCACTTCGTTGATGTTGCGGGTGAAGATCCAAATGATGATACATGCGGTGTATGCGGAGATGGTGGAGACCTGATCTGTTGTGATGGTTGCCCATCAACATTCCATAAAAGCTGCTTGGATATAAAA AAGTTCCCATCTGGTGACTGGCACTGCATTTATTGTTGTTGCAAATTTTGTGGGTTGGTTGATGGAAGTTCAAACCAAACAGTTGTCAATGATGATTTTACTATGCCTACACTGCTCACATGCCATTTATGTGAGGAAAAAT TTCACATATCCTGTATTGTGGCAAATGGCGATAAGACCGATGATTCCATGGTGGCAAATGGCGATAAGACCGATGATTCCATGATGGCAAATGGCGATAAGACCGATGATTCCAGGAATACATTTTGTGGAAACAAATGTCAAGAG TTATCTGAGAGACTTGAAATGCTTCTTGGGGTTAAACATGAAATTGAAGATGGATTTTCTTGGTCTTTTATTCGGCGGTCAGATGTTGGCCTTGATGTTTCTCTGACAAAATCTCAGACGGTAGAATGTAATTCTAAGCTAGCTGTTGCATTATCAATAATGAATGAGTGCTTCATGCCATATATTGATCATAGAAGTGGGACCAATCTGATCCGCAGTATTCTATATAATTGTGG GTCAAACTTCAAACGGCTGAATTATAGTGGGTTTATTACTGCAATTCTAGAGAGAGGTGATGAGATCATCTGTGTCGCATCTATCAG GATCCATGGGAACCAACTTGCAGAGATGCCATTTATTGGAACCCGCTATATGTATAGGCGACAAGGAATGTGCCGTCGGCTTCTAAATGCCATTGAATGG GCACTTAGTTCTTTACATGTTGAGTTATTGGTCATACCAGCTATATCAGAACTCAGAGAAACCTGGACCTCCATTTTTGGGTTTGAGCCACTTGAACAAACAAGCAAGCAAATAACAAAGAACATGAATCTGTTGGTATTTCCACATGTAGATATGTTACAGAAGAAGATATCAAAGCATGAAAttgcaaatgaaaatttgattgCTACTGAAG TTTCTAATCATAAGAATCTTACTACATACAAAGTAGCAAAACTGGATGGGGAAGACTCATCTGTATCTGATTGTTGCCCGAAGATTGAAAAAGCCATATCTATTGAATCTGGTTGTCGGCATTTTGAGAACTCATTGAATAATGCACCTGCCATTACTAGTGACACCATACAGAATAGTATATCCCTAAAAGATGTCACATGTCATGCTGTAtatgagactgttcatgaaaaATTGGGCGTGGACCACAAAAGCACCGTAAATGCTGGTGAGGATGTAGCTAAGTCTTGTTGCCAAGTAGAAGATAAGGAAAGACACTGTCTCAGTACATCTTGTATTAACACTGAAGCTTCACAAGAACATTACGTTGGTGCTATGTCGGAGGTTACTGAGAATTTTTCCAAAGAGGTCAAAGTAACAATTGAGGTTGGTTTAAATAACAACAGTGATGAAAAATCTGCACCCTCTTCTGAAGAAAATATTCCTATTGACTCACAAATTGAGTTTAGGACTAGGGAATCAAAATATTCGGCTGAAAGTAACCATGATTCACCCAAGATTTCTGATAGTTTTGAACCGAGAGTTGAGACTAACTGTGCTCAACCAGGCTGTATTGGATCAGAAGTATATGCTGAATCTGTCAATGGTTGTGGCTCTCATTCTAGACTAGATGGTGATAGTGCCACTGGTGAAGCAGGTCTCACAACCAACATGATGCATGTTGAATCAGAGAATACTACCAAAGATTTGCCCGCTAATTGTGAAAACAACTCTAGTTCTGTTAGTGTGCCAAATGCTGATGAAGCAGATCTATATAATTCCAAAACAATTGATCtccagaaaaacaaaaatcctGGAGGTTGCCAATCTATTCTAGTTTCTTCAGGTATTTGTGAGAAAATTGCTGATGGTGTCAATGAGACGAATAAAGCCCTTGATGATAAGCCTGCTGATATTGAAGTAATTCTTGATGATAAGCCTGGTTCCCATTCTAGGCCCAATGGTCATAGAGCCTCTGGCGAAGCAGGTCTCACAACTAACACTTCGATGTATCTTGAATCTCAGAATATCACCAAAGATTTGCCTGTTAATTGTGAAAACAATTCTAGTGTTGGTGCGCCAACAATTGATCTCCAGACAAACAAAAATCCTGGAGATTGCCAATCCATATCAGTATCTTCAGGTGATTGTGAGAAAATTGCAGATGGTGTCAATGAGAGGAATAAAGCATCCAGTGCAGTTGATGTTTTTCCGTTTGATGTTGAAGTATTTCCCAATAACAAGTCTGGGATAAGGAAGTCTTCAGAGCTAGCAGAGCTTGATTTGCAGGTTGATCAAACTGAACCGAGTAACGCTAACATTGCTTCAGGTGTGGCTCTGCACTGTATATCTACCGACAGTACTTCACGTGGTAGTACTGACGGGACAGTTCCTGCTAACCAAGGTAGCTGA
- the LOC123885842 gene encoding transcription repressor OFP12-like, whose amino-acid sequence MSSTTRNLRNLGLCFSNSIPQSKSPPTSPTPTTTSASSSHQHHHQIHDKPSSSTSSTSIMIKNFNSLYDPSLTSSNHTLCSSSLSTTFTTSTSFEIEPEPEPVDFAAAFASQRFFFSSPGSSNSLIEYTNKNIIQHSSIPLTDKSNSVKREKKEKIEKEDVLFNGSVAVPTYSPDPYTDFRRSMQEMVEARPELMDVKSNWNILHELLLCYLALNPKNTHKYILGAFADLLVTLMSF is encoded by the coding sequence ATGTCAAGTACCACAAGAAATCTTAGGAACCTTGGCCTATGCTTTTCAAATTCCATTCCTCAATCAAAATCTCCACCTACAAGTCCCACTCCTACCACTACTAGTGCATCTTCCTcacatcaacatcatcatcaaattCATGACAAACCTTCTTCATCTACATCTTCCACATCAATTATGAtcaagaacttcaactctctcTATGACCCTTCCTTAACCTCTTCTAACCACACTTTATGCTCTTCTTCACTCTCTACCACTTTTACCACATCCACTTCTTTCGAAATCGAACCCGAACCTGAGCCAGTGGACTTCGCGGCAGCCTTTGCATCTCAACGCTTCTTCTTCTCCTCCCCCGGAAGCTCCAACTCACTAATCGAATacacaaacaaaaatatcatCCAACATTCTTCAATACCATTGACAGATAAGTCCAATAGTGTTAAGCgtgaaaagaaagagaagataGAGAAAGAGGATGTTTTGTTCAACGGAAGTGTGGCAGTACCAACCTATTCTCCCGACCCTTATACAGATTTCAGGAGGTCGATGCAAGAGATGGTGGAGGCGCGGCCCGAGTTGATGGATGTGAAATCAAATTGGAATATCTTGCATGAGTTGCTTCTATGTTACCTTGCTCTAAACCCAAAGAATACTCACAAGTACATTCTTGGTGCTTTTGCGGATCTCCTCGTTACCCTCATGTCATTCTAG
- the LOC123913713 gene encoding uncharacterized protein LOC123913713 isoform X2: protein MREGLRSQTRSGKGSVQGEVVHKKRVRVKNEVLVSGDEGLVERKKAVVEALFSGDDDLVEPTSLIEKKGETESLVSGDEGLVERTKAVVEALFSGDEALVSGDEGFVEPTSLIEKKGETEALVSGDEGFVEPTSLIEKKGETEALVSGDEGLVEPTSLIEKGETEAFVSGDEGLVEPTSLIEKKGETEALVLGDEGLVEATLSIEKKGEVEALFSGDEGLVEPTSSIEKNGETGALVSGDESLVEPTSSIEKKGEVEALVLGDEVLVEPTSSIEKKGEVECAGVVDCAVKTKFDFDLNLDLSVNVNIDENENSSPRSCLKDGHSIAVADKKENEGLSGGRILRSRLKRGDDKRAYNGGHDCIPSENDGEHGQLEMIQVKKELEEADEVLTDGKKNDRVMLKMGGKGKKKLKRKRGRPPKTEIKEKDQLDDQPPRKLGRPRKTEIKEKDELDDQPRRKLRRLCRTELKEDDQSPRKLGRPRKTELKEDVQSPRKLERPPKTELKEDVQSPRKRGRPPKTEQQKHLMTLAHNSKGKVSREDGKKVVTVTDSESEVDDTRSRRSSGKKLKKKGFSPVRKNKLRKVLKTENGGMASNTVDAPVAKQSTSREEKKLVRDKIMECLSAAGWTVDRRPRNGRDYIDAVYVALDGKTHWSITLAYKRLKKHYEAGDGEGKLYRPGFKFTPISEEDFNSLTRVATKSRIDSKVKRVPFGGKGGKRVDGVNRKKKKIKPGSGAGKGKLVKGKKKRKRSLPEEGNSNVTSPNRDRKRHKTHNKTRCALLVRDATEEVDSEVNGYVPYSGKRTVLAWMIDLGTILQNGKVHYMQDKLEIAFQGKITGDGIHCGCCNEIITISDFGAHAGSKQSDPLKNIYTEEETSLLQCLLDSWNKQDKSELKSFHFVDVAGEDPNDDTCGVCGDGGDLICCDGCPSTFHKSCLDIKKFPSGDWHCIYCCCKFCGLVDGSSNQTVVNDDFTMPTLLTCHLCEEKFHISCIVANGDKTDDSMMANGDKTDDSRNTFCGNKCQELSERLEMLLGVKHEIEDGFSWSFIRRSDVGLDVSLTKSQTVECNSKLAVALSIMNECFMPYIDHRSGTNLIRSILYNCGSNFKRLNYSGFITAILERGDEIICVASIRIHGNQLAEMPFIGTRYMYRRQGMCRRLLNAIEWALSSLHVELLVIPAISELRETWTSIFGFEPLEQTSKQITKNMNLLVFPHVDMLQKKISKHEIANENLIATEVSNHKNLTTYKVAKLDGEDSSVSDCCPKIEKAISIESGCRHFENSLNNAPAITSDTIQNSISLKDVTCHAVYETVHEKLGVDHKSTVNAGEDVAKSCCQVEDKERHCLSTSCINTEASQEHYVGAMSEVTENFSKEVKVTIEVGLNNNSDEKSAPSSEENIPIDSQIEFRTRESKYSAESNHDSPKISDSFEPRVETNCAQPGCIGSEVYAESVNGCGSHSRLDGDSATGEAGLTTNMMHVESENTTKDLPANCENNSSSVSVPNADEADLYNSKTIDLQKNKNPGGCQSILVSSGICEKIADGVNETNKALDDKPADIEVILDDKPGSHSRPNGHRASGEAGLTTNTSMYLESQNITKDLPVNCENNSSVGAPTIDLQTNKNPGDCQSISVSSGDCEKIADGVNERNKASSAVDVFPFDVEVFPNNKSGIRKSSELAELDLQVDQTEPSNANIASGVALHCISTDSTSRGSTDGTVPANQGS from the exons ATGAGAGAAGGGTTGAGATCTCAGACTCGGTCTGGGAAGGGTTCTGTTCAAGGAGAAGTTGTTCATAAGAAAAGGGTTCGTGTGAAGAATGAGGTTTTGGTTTCGGGTGATGAGGGTTTGGTGGAACGTAAGAAGGCCGTAGTCGAGGCTCTATTTTCAGGTGATGATGATTTAGTGGAACCTACCTCATTGATTGAGAAGAAGGGTGAAACTGAGTCATTAGTTTCGGGTGATGAGGGTTTGGTGGAACGTACGAAGGCCGTAGTTGAGGCTTTATTTTCAGGTGATGAGGCATTAGTTTCCGGTGACGAGGGTTTTGTGGAGCCTACTTCATTGATTGAGAAGAAGGGCGAAACTGAGGCATTAGTTTCCGGTGACGAGGGTTTTGTGGAGCCTACTTCATTGATTGAGAAGAAGGGCGAAACTGAGGCATTAGTTTCGGGTGATGAGGGTTTAGTGGAGCCTACTTCATTGATTGAGAAGGGTGAAACTGAGGCATTCGTTTCGGGTGATGAGGGTTTAGTGGAGCCTACTTCATTGATTGAGAAGAAGGGTGAAACTGAGGCTTTAGTTTTGGGTGATGAGGGTTTAGTGGAGGCTACCTTATCGATTGAGAAGAAGGGTGAAGTTGAGGCTTTATTTTCAGGTGATGAGGGTTTAGTGGAACCTACTTCATCAATTGAGAAGAATGGTGAAACTGGGGCTTTAGTTTCGGGTGATGAGAGTTTAGTGGAACCTACCTCATCTATTGAGAAGAAGGGTGAAGTTGAGGCTTTAGTTTTGGGTGATGAGGTTTTAGTGGAACCTACCTCGTCGATTGAGAAGAAGGGCGAAGTTGAATGTGCAGGCGTTGTTGATTGTGCCgtgaaaacaaaatttgattttgatttaaaCCTGGATTTGAGTGTAAATGTTAACATAGATGAGAATGAGAACAGTAGCCCTAGGAGTTGTTTAAAAGATGGGCATAGTATTGCAGTAGCTGATAAGAAGGAGAATGAAGGGTTGAGTGGGGGTCGTATATTGCGGTCCAGGTTAAAGAGGGGAGATGACAAAAGAGCTTATAATGGAGGGCATGATTGCATACCTTCTGAGAATGATGGAGAACATGGTCAGTTGGAGATGATACAAGTCAAGAAGGAGCTTGAAGAAGCTGATGAAGTTTTAACTGATGGTAAAAAGAATGATAGGGTTATGTTGAAAATGGGAGGGAAGGGCAAGAAGAAATTGAAACGGAAGCGTGGGAGGCCTCCCAAAACagaaataaaagagaaagaCCAATTAGATGATCAGCCACCACGGAAGCTTGGGAGGCCTCGGAAAACAGAGATAAAGGAGAAAGATGAATTAGATGATCAGCCACGGCGTAAGCTTAGGAGGCTTTGCAGAACAGAGTTAAAAGAGGATGATCAGTCACCGCGTAAGCTTGGGAGGCCTCGCAAAACAGAGCTAAAAGAGGATGTTCAGTCACCGCGTAAGCTTGAGAGGCCTCCCAAAACAGAGTTAAAAGAGGATGTTCAGTCACCGCGTAAGCGTGGAAGACCCCCCAAGACCGAGCAACAAAAACATCTCATGACCCTGGCACATAATAGTAAAGGAAAGGTGAGCCGTGAAGACGGTAAAAAAGTTGTAACTGTAACAGATAGTGAAAGTGAAGTTGATGATACACGCTCAAGGAGATCTTCCggtaaaaagttaaaaaagaaAGGATTTTCTCCtgtaaggaaaaataaattgcgAAAGGTTTTGAAAACTGAGAATGGTGGGATGGCATCAAATACTGTGGATGCACCTGTTGCTAAACAAAGTACAAGCCGTGAAGAAAAGAAGTTGGTGAGGGATAAAATAATGGAATGTCTCTCGGCTGCAGGATGGACTGTTGACCGTAGACCTAGAAACGGAAGAGATTATATTGATGCAGTATATGTTGCTCTGGACGGAAAAACACATTGGTCAATAACCTTGGCATACAAGAGGCTTAAAAAGCATTATGAAGCCGGGGACGGTGAAGGTAAGTTGTACAGACCAGGATTCAAATTTACACCAATATCGGAGGAAGATTTCAATTCATTAACTAGAGTAGCTACCAAGTCCAGGATAGATAGTAAAGTTAAACGTGTGCCATTTGGAGGAAAGGGTGGAAAGAGAGTCGATGGAGTCAatcgaaaaaagaaaaaaataaaaccaggTTCTGGTGCAGGCAAGGGTAAGTTAGTGAAagggaaaaagaaaaggaaacgaTCACTTCCTGAGGAGGGCAACTCAAATGTTACATCACCTAACAGGGATCGTAAACGGCATAAAACACACAACAAGACTCGATGTGCTCTGTTGGTTCGTGATGCTACAGAGGAGGTAGATTCAGAAGTTAATGGATATGTGCCATACAGTGGAAAACGAACTGTACTTGCCTGGATGATTGATCTGGGCACAATCCTCCAAAATGGGAAGGTCCATTATATGCAAGATAAGTTGGAAATTGCTTTCCAAGGTAAGATCACAGGAGATGGCATTCACTGTGGATGTTGTAATGAAATCATAACAATTTCAGACTTTGGAGCTCATGCAGGAAGCAAACAATCTGATCCtctgaaaaatatatatacggAGGAAGAAACTTCACTCCTACAATGCCTGCTAGATTCATGGAATAAACAAGATAAATCTGAACTTAAAAGTTTTCACTTCGTTGATGTTGCGGGTGAAGATCCAAATGATGATACATGCGGTGTATGCGGAGATGGTGGAGACCTGATCTGTTGTGATGGTTGCCCATCAACATTCCATAAAAGCTGCTTGGATATAAAA AAGTTCCCATCTGGTGACTGGCACTGCATTTATTGTTGTTGCAAATTTTGTGGGTTGGTTGATGGAAGTTCAAACCAAACAGTTGTCAATGATGATTTTACTATGCCTACACTGCTCACATGCCATTTATGTGAGGAAAAAT TTCACATATCCTGTATT GTGGCAAATGGCGATAAGACCGATGATTCCATGATGGCAAATGGCGATAAGACCGATGATTCCAGGAATACATTTTGTGGAAACAAATGTCAAGAG TTATCTGAGAGACTTGAAATGCTTCTTGGGGTTAAACATGAAATTGAAGATGGATTTTCTTGGTCTTTTATTCGGCGGTCAGATGTTGGCCTTGATGTTTCTCTGACAAAATCTCAGACGGTAGAATGTAATTCTAAGCTAGCTGTTGCATTATCAATAATGAATGAGTGCTTCATGCCATATATTGATCATAGAAGTGGGACCAATCTGATCCGCAGTATTCTATATAATTGTGG GTCAAACTTCAAACGGCTGAATTATAGTGGGTTTATTACTGCAATTCTAGAGAGAGGTGATGAGATCATCTGTGTCGCATCTATCAG GATCCATGGGAACCAACTTGCAGAGATGCCATTTATTGGAACCCGCTATATGTATAGGCGACAAGGAATGTGCCGTCGGCTTCTAAATGCCATTGAATGG GCACTTAGTTCTTTACATGTTGAGTTATTGGTCATACCAGCTATATCAGAACTCAGAGAAACCTGGACCTCCATTTTTGGGTTTGAGCCACTTGAACAAACAAGCAAGCAAATAACAAAGAACATGAATCTGTTGGTATTTCCACATGTAGATATGTTACAGAAGAAGATATCAAAGCATGAAAttgcaaatgaaaatttgattgCTACTGAAG TTTCTAATCATAAGAATCTTACTACATACAAAGTAGCAAAACTGGATGGGGAAGACTCATCTGTATCTGATTGTTGCCCGAAGATTGAAAAAGCCATATCTATTGAATCTGGTTGTCGGCATTTTGAGAACTCATTGAATAATGCACCTGCCATTACTAGTGACACCATACAGAATAGTATATCCCTAAAAGATGTCACATGTCATGCTGTAtatgagactgttcatgaaaaATTGGGCGTGGACCACAAAAGCACCGTAAATGCTGGTGAGGATGTAGCTAAGTCTTGTTGCCAAGTAGAAGATAAGGAAAGACACTGTCTCAGTACATCTTGTATTAACACTGAAGCTTCACAAGAACATTACGTTGGTGCTATGTCGGAGGTTACTGAGAATTTTTCCAAAGAGGTCAAAGTAACAATTGAGGTTGGTTTAAATAACAACAGTGATGAAAAATCTGCACCCTCTTCTGAAGAAAATATTCCTATTGACTCACAAATTGAGTTTAGGACTAGGGAATCAAAATATTCGGCTGAAAGTAACCATGATTCACCCAAGATTTCTGATAGTTTTGAACCGAGAGTTGAGACTAACTGTGCTCAACCAGGCTGTATTGGATCAGAAGTATATGCTGAATCTGTCAATGGTTGTGGCTCTCATTCTAGACTAGATGGTGATAGTGCCACTGGTGAAGCAGGTCTCACAACCAACATGATGCATGTTGAATCAGAGAATACTACCAAAGATTTGCCCGCTAATTGTGAAAACAACTCTAGTTCTGTTAGTGTGCCAAATGCTGATGAAGCAGATCTATATAATTCCAAAACAATTGATCtccagaaaaacaaaaatcctGGAGGTTGCCAATCTATTCTAGTTTCTTCAGGTATTTGTGAGAAAATTGCTGATGGTGTCAATGAGACGAATAAAGCCCTTGATGATAAGCCTGCTGATATTGAAGTAATTCTTGATGATAAGCCTGGTTCCCATTCTAGGCCCAATGGTCATAGAGCCTCTGGCGAAGCAGGTCTCACAACTAACACTTCGATGTATCTTGAATCTCAGAATATCACCAAAGATTTGCCTGTTAATTGTGAAAACAATTCTAGTGTTGGTGCGCCAACAATTGATCTCCAGACAAACAAAAATCCTGGAGATTGCCAATCCATATCAGTATCTTCAGGTGATTGTGAGAAAATTGCAGATGGTGTCAATGAGAGGAATAAAGCATCCAGTGCAGTTGATGTTTTTCCGTTTGATGTTGAAGTATTTCCCAATAACAAGTCTGGGATAAGGAAGTCTTCAGAGCTAGCAGAGCTTGATTTGCAGGTTGATCAAACTGAACCGAGTAACGCTAACATTGCTTCAGGTGTGGCTCTGCACTGTATATCTACCGACAGTACTTCACGTGGTAGTACTGACGGGACAGTTCCTGCTAACCAAGGTAGCTGA